The Candidatus Mycosynbacter amalyticus genome contains the following window.
CTCAGCTTGCCAATTGACACATTCGCCACACCGCGTGCGCTGTACTCTGCGACTGCGCGTGCGGTGTTTGCCGATACCGATCTCGTCGGCCATGGCCGTGTGATTCCGGCAGACCTGCTGGTGTACCACTCGGCTGGGGACGAGATGATTCCGTATCCTCAGGCGCTGCGTTGGTACCAGGAGCAACAATCGTCGGCGGCTCCGGGACGCGCTCGACTGCTCTGGACTGGCAGCGGTACGCACAGCCACTACGGTCAGCGCATGCAATCAGTTCTGCAGCATAGAATCTTGACCCACTACTGGCAAAACTAGGGAGGTGAACAACGGTGCCGAACTTCGTGAGGGAACTCACGGAGTTCGGCACCAACACTCCAGATACGTTACAATATATATGATGAAAACACGACTTGACGCGTATTTGACGCACCACAAACTTGTCCCCACGCGCTCACAGGCCGAGGGGACGATTCGACTTGGTAACGTGACTGTAAATGGTAGGGTGGTTACCAAGCCGGGCACATTTGTGGGTGACAAAGACGACGTGAAGTTGCAGGAAAAGGAGCGCTACGTGAGTAGGGCAGGACTCAAGCTGGCCAGCGTGGCGCAGCTGCTAGGTGTGGATTTTCGGGGTAGAACTGTGCTGGATGTCGGGTCAAGTACTGGTGGATTTACCGACTATGCGTTGCAGCATGGCGCCACAAAAGTGTGGGCGGTGGACGTGGGGACAGAGCAGTTGCATCCGAGCCTGCGCAGCGACGTACGTATCGATCTGCACGAAAAGACAGATATACGCGATTTCATAATGACAGACAAACCAGATGTCGTGGTGATGGACGTATCGTTTATTAGCTTACGCGAGATTCTACCCCATATAGCTACGGAGTTGAGCAACAAAAATACTCAGATAGTTGCCATGCTCAAGCCCCAGTTCGAGGCAGGTAAACACCAGGTGAACAAAGGCGTGATTAAAAATGATTCCGTGCGACGGAAGATACTGAAAGATTTTGAAGATTGGTCACACCAGTATTTTGTAATTCAGGACAAGCGTGACAGTGAAGTAGCTGGTACGAAGGGGAATCGTGAGCGCTTCTACTTACTACGCACTACACATTGAAACGGAATTCGACAATATCGCCCGGTTGCATGATATACGTCTTGCCTTCGGTCCGAACCTTGCCGGCAGCTTTGGCGGCTTGCTCTGATCCGGCTGTGACTAAGTCGTCGTAATCAACTATCTGAGCAGCGATGAATCCGCGCTCGAAGTCGGTATGGATTACGCCGGCCGCTTGCGGTGCGGTAGCACCTTGATGGATAGTCCATGCACGAACTTCTTTGGGGCCGGCAGTGAGATAGCTTTGCAGGCCAAGTGTATCGTAGGCGGCCTTGATGAGTTGATTAAGTCCGGTTTCGGCGATGCCATATGCCTCGAGGAGCTCAAGTGCATCCTCTTCTGGCAGATCTTTTACCTCTTCTTCCACCTTGGCGCACACAAAAATTGTTCGGGCAGGCGCGACGAGATCCGACAGTTCCTTGCGCCTTGCTTCGTCGGTGAGAGTGGTGTCGTCGACATTGAACAAGTAGATGACCGGCTTGGCTGTCAGGAGATGGAGGTCGGCGATTTGTTCC
Protein-coding sequences here:
- a CDS encoding TlyA family RNA methyltransferase — translated: MMKTRLDAYLTHHKLVPTRSQAEGTIRLGNVTVNGRVVTKPGTFVGDKDDVKLQEKERYVSRAGLKLASVAQLLGVDFRGRTVLDVGSSTGGFTDYALQHGATKVWAVDVGTEQLHPSLRSDVRIDLHEKTDIRDFIMTDKPDVVVMDVSFISLREILPHIATELSNKNTQIVAMLKPQFEAGKHQVNKGVIKNDSVRRKILKDFEDWSHQYFVIQDKRDSEVAGTKGNRERFYLLRTTH